The Streptomyces pratensis genomic interval ATCGAACTCCTGACGATCAAGCTGCGGTTGCTGGTCGCTTCCGTGGACAAGGCCAAGGAGATGGGCATCGACTGGTGGGAGCACGACCCCTCGCTCTCCTCCCGGGCCCGCCCCGGGCCGGGGCAGGAGGTGCGCGGCGCCCCCCGGGGCGGTCCTGCGGTGGATCAGGTGGAGGCGGAGAACGCCCGGCTGAGGGCGGAGATAGCCGAGTTGAGGGCAGCCGTGGGGCTGCCCGCCTCATCGGCGTCGGCCGCCGGGGCGGACCAGGAGGCGCTTCCCGGGCATGCCGACGCGGAAGGCGAGGGATCGAAGTGACTGCGGAAACGGCCCCGGCCACGGACCCGGCGATGTCCTACGTCTACGCCGTCAGCCGCGCCGGAACACCCCTCGACGCGGCACTGCCCGGGCAGCCCGGCCTGGAAGGAGGCCCCCTGCGGGTGGTCCGTGCCGGCGAACTGGTGGCACTGGTCTCGTCCGTTCCCGCCGCCTCGTACGGAACCGAGGGCGTGAAGGCGCAGATGGAGGATCTCGAACGGCTCGAACTCCTGGCGCGTACCCACCACGCGGTCGTCGAGGCGGCGTACGAGCACACGGCCGTACTGCCCATGCGTCTGGTGACGGTCTACCTCGACGACGGACGCGTGCGGGGGATGCTCGACGAGCGCGAGCCGGAGTTCTCCGCGCTGCTCGCCCGCCTCGAAGGCCACGTCGAGCTCGGCGTCAAGGTCTACGCCGATCCGCGCGAGGCGGTCACGGCGGGCGGCCGGGGGCCGGCGACGGACACGGCGGGGAGCCCGGGGAGGGCGTACCTGCAGAGGCGCCGCGCCCAGCAGCAGAACCACCGTGAGACGTACCGTGCTGCGGGCGCGGTCGCCTCCGAGGTGGCCGCCCGGGTCGCCGACGTCGCCAGGGCCCACGTCACGCACCGTCCGCAGCAGGGTGATCTGGCCCAGGCCGCGGGCGAGAACATCGTCAACGACGCCTACCTCGTCCAGGGCACCCGGGCCGACGCGTTTCGCGCGGCCCTCACCGGGCTCGCCGACGACGTACCGGGCGTGCGCGTCGAGATCACGGGACCTTGGGCGCCGTACTCCTTCGCGACGCCACCCCCGGCGGGCGGCGGTGAGCCGCGATGAACGACGAACTGAGCACGGCCATGCCCGGAGCGGGGTTCGCCGAACCCCGCTCCGGGCATTCCGCGCCTCCCGGCGACTCCGTCGAATCCCTGGCCGGGCGCCAGGTGGCGCTCATCGATCTGCTGGACCGGCTGCTGAACGGCGGAGCGGTGCTCACCGGAGACCTGGTCCTGTCCGTCGCCGACGTGGATCTCGTGCACATCAATCTCAGAGCGGTGATCCGGTCGATCACCTCGGAGGAACCGGCGCCGTGGTGAGAACCCCACGCATCTCCCCGCACGGCAACGGCCAATGAACGAGGAGCAGTCCATGCCCGAGGAAGCGGAAGCGCGTACCGAGGCGGCGAGTCTCGAGGAGGTCGCACGGGCGGCGGCGCACGCCTTCGACCTGGTGCCCGCGGGGCCCGCCGAGCAGGACACGCGGAGCGGGACGGCCCAGCGCCTGGAGACCGACCCGGAGACGGTGGAACGCGACCTCATCAAGCTGGTGCTCACGATCGTCGAACTGCTCCGGCAGCTGATGGAGCGCACCGCTCTGCACAGGGTCGACGTGGGCGATCTCCGTGAGGACCAGGAGGAACGCATCGGGCTGACGCTGATGATCCTCCAGGACCGGATGTCGGAGCTCTGCGAGCGCTACGACCTCACCATGGAGGACCTCAACCTGGATCTGGGACCGCTCGGTTCGCTGCTGCCACGGGATTCCGGCTGAATCCCACCGCCCCGTTTCGAGCCCCACAGAGAGGTAACACGCACACCATGACTGCAGAGAGCGAAGAATCCAAGAAGAATGTGAACGGTTCTGCGGCGAAGGCCGGTACGGGTGCCCGGACGGCCGCCGCCAAGGGGCGACAGACCACTGCGGCGGCCGGAAACCAGGCCAGGTCCGGCTCGGCGGTCGCAGCCTCGAAGGCCAAGTCATCGGCGCAGGACGCCAAGTCCTCGGCGCAGGACGCCGCCGGGTCGGCGGAGACCGGCGTACGGTCGGCCGGCCTGGCTACGAAGCGGGCCGCTGCCGCCGGCTGGGACACCGGCCGGCAGACCGTCCTGGACACGGCGGGCAAGGTGACGTCCACCGCGACGACCGCCTGGACCGTGGTCAAGCACCGCAAGGCCATAGCCGTGGGCGCCGCCGCGGGCCTCGGCGGCCTCGTCGGTGGCGCGTTCGCCCTCGGACGCCAGACGGCCAAGACCCACGTGGGGCCGATCACCCGCCTCACCGGCGGCCGGCTCTGACCCGACCGCCGCCGACAACCGACCCCCGGAGGGCCGACAGACCTCTGTCGGCCCTCCTTCCCGGGACCGGCCCGGCAGCGTTCCGCACCGGCCGCGAGGCCGGCTTGTCTGTTCGGTCCGTCGCACACGGGCGGGCCCGCGACTCGAACTGCCGGCAGGCCATGGGCCGGGGGGGGAGCGGATGCCGTCGTCAGACCCGGCTGCAGCGATCCCGAAGCTCGGAGATGACGGCTTTCTCGCGCGCGTTGACGTCGCCGTCCACAGCGGCCACCCGGTGGGCGACGTCGAGGAGGTCGCTCAGATCCCCCGGT includes:
- a CDS encoding gas vesicle protein yields the protein MTDSLAGRMGASSAASPYGQQQSSANLADILERVLDKGVVIAGDIQINLLDIELLTIKLRLLVASVDKAKEMGIDWWEHDPSLSSRARPGPGQEVRGAPRGGPAVDQVEAENARLRAEIAELRAAVGLPASSASAAGADQEALPGHADAEGEGSK
- a CDS encoding GvpL/GvpF family gas vesicle protein; this translates as MTAETAPATDPAMSYVYAVSRAGTPLDAALPGQPGLEGGPLRVVRAGELVALVSSVPAASYGTEGVKAQMEDLERLELLARTHHAVVEAAYEHTAVLPMRLVTVYLDDGRVRGMLDEREPEFSALLARLEGHVELGVKVYADPREAVTAGGRGPATDTAGSPGRAYLQRRRAQQQNHRETYRAAGAVASEVAARVADVARAHVTHRPQQGDLAQAAGENIVNDAYLVQGTRADAFRAALTGLADDVPGVRVEITGPWAPYSFATPPPAGGGEPR
- a CDS encoding gas vesicle protein → MPGAGFAEPRSGHSAPPGDSVESLAGRQVALIDLLDRLLNGGAVLTGDLVLSVADVDLVHINLRAVIRSITSEEPAPW
- a CDS encoding gas vesicle protein K, which codes for MPEEAEARTEAASLEEVARAAAHAFDLVPAGPAEQDTRSGTAQRLETDPETVERDLIKLVLTIVELLRQLMERTALHRVDVGDLREDQEERIGLTLMILQDRMSELCERYDLTMEDLNLDLGPLGSLLPRDSG